The Polynucleobacter sp. MWH-UH2A DNA segment CTGCCCATTTGGAAAAGACGCATGGAGGCTTGGGTGTTTTAATGGCTGGCGTGCCGGGTGTGTCACCAGCAAAAGTCGTCATTCTGGGTGCGGGGGTAGTGGGGCGTAATGCCTTGCAAATTGCCGTTGGTATGGGGGCGGATGTTTGCATCTTTGATCGCGATATAGATCGGTTGCGGCAAATCGATCAGTTTTATGGAAATCGGGTTCGCACCTTCTACTCGGATAACTTGCTAATTGAGCAGGAAGTGGGCGAGGCTGATGTGGTTATCGGTGCGGTTTTGTTGCCAGGAGGCGCTGCTCCTAAGCTGGTGAGTCGAGAGATGATTAAAAAGATGAAGTCGGGCGCAGTCGTTGTAGACGTTGCAATTGATCAAGGTGGTTGTTTTGAGACTTCAAAGCCAACGACACATGCTGACCCCACATTTATAGTGGATGGGGTTTTGCATTACTGTGTTGCGAACATGCCAGGTGCCGTTGCTAGAACATCTACCTTTGCCTTAACCAATGCTACTTATCCTTATGTAGAGGCGTTAGCAAATCGCGGTGTTATCAAAGCGTTGTCGATTGATCATCATTTGCGCAATGGCTTAAGCGTTCATAAAGGGATCCTAACTTCGAAGCCTGTAGCTCAGGCGCAAGGGTTAGGCTTTGCCTTGGCTGAGGAGTTATTGGCAGCCTAAAGCATTGATCCATGGGTGAGTGGGTAAGCAAAATCATCGAATAGTCATCAAAGGCATTTAAACTGACTACATTCTGATGAAATTAACCGACTAAGCTCATGGATCTTTCTGCTGTAACCCTTTCTGCTGGCGTAGTTGCGCTAGCAGAGATGGGTGATAAAACCCAATTACTTTCATTAATGTTGGCGGCTCGCTATCCCAAGCAAGCTCTAGCCATTATTGCTGGCATCTTGATTGCAACGATTGCTAATCATGCCTGTGCTGCTCTATTGGGCCATTGGCTCATGACTTTGGTTTCGCCAGATGTCATGCGATGGATTTTGGGCTTAAGCTTCTTAGGTATCGGTCTTTGGTTATTGGTGCCCGATCATATTGATGATGCGGCTGATTCAAAAGTAGTGGATCGAGCTCTTCAGGTCTTTGTGCTCACCGTGGTGCTCTTCTTCCTAGCGGAAATGGGTGACAAAACCCAAATCGCCACTATTGCCCTAGGCGCAAAATATGAAGATGTGGTGGCTGTAACGATTGGTACTACTCTTGGAATGATGTTGGCTAATGCGCCAGCAGTTTGGCTAGGTCAAAAATTTACCAAGCGGATGCCAATTAAGTGGGTGCATGGCGTTGCTGCACTCACCTTTATCTCGATTGGGGCAGTGACTTTGCTGTGGAATTAGGAAGCTAGTCTTCTGCATTGGATTGGCCTAGGACTTAAAATAGGCCCATGAAAACTGATTTAGCACAGAGCTTTCGTCGGCTCGAATACCGTCCTCCCGTTTACACCTTTGATCAGGTGGAATTAGATATTGCGCTGGATCCTGCGCGCACGATTGTTAAGAGCAAGATTGAAGTTTTGCCAGGCAAAAGCTTTGAACCAGGCGCGCCATTGGTATTGCTTGGTCAAGAATTAGAGTTTGTGAGCCTACGAATTAATGGCGATGCGCATCGACATTTCGAACTCACACCCGAAACCTTAACGATTCACTCCTTACCTCATGATGGCAAGGAGAAATTTACCCTTGAAATCATTTCGATTTGTGTGCCGGAGAAAAATACCAGCCTGATGGGTCTGTATGTTTCCAATGGAAATTTCTTTACCCAATGTGAAGCAGAGGGCTTTAGGAAAATTACTTATTTCTTGGATCGTCCAGATGTCATGGCGCGTTATCGAGTGACCTTGCAGGCGCCTGAGGCGCAGTACCCCGTATTGTTATCAAACGGTAATTTGCTTAAAGAAGAAAAATTACCAAACGGATGGCATAGCGCCACATGGGAAGATCCATTTCCAAAGCCATCGTATCTATTTGCTTTGGTAGCCGGGAAGCTCGAATGCATCGAAGAAACGATTACTACTAGCAGTGGGGCAAAAAAATTACTGCAAATCTGGGTTGAACCCCATGATTTACAAAAGACCCGTCACGCGATGGATTCTTTGATTGCATCAATACATTGGGACGAGAGACGTTTTGGTCTTGAGCTAGATCTGGAGCGCTTCATGATCGTTGCCGTTGGTGATTTCAATATGGGCGCAATGGAAAACAAGGGATTGAATATATTCAATACCAAGTTTGTTTTAGCGCAGCCTGAAACTGCTACGGATGCAGACTTTGCCAATATTGAGAGTGTCGTTGCCCATGAGTATTTCCATAACTGGACGGGTAATCGCGTCACTTGCCAAGATTGGTTTCAGCTATCCCTGAAGGAGGGCTTAACGGTATTTCGGGATCAAGAGTTTTCCGCGGATCAAATGGGTAGCGATTCTGGTAAAGCGGTCAAGCGTATTGAAGATGTCCGTTTGTTGCGCCAATTACAGTTCCCAGAAGATGCGGGTCCCATGGCACATCCCATTCGTCCCGATGAGTATCAAGAAATCAATAACTTTTACACGGTGACTGTGTATGAGAAGGGGTCTGAAGTTGTACGGATGTATCAGACCTTACTAGGAAGAGATGGCTTCCGTAAAGGGATGGACTTGTATTTTCAGCGTCATGATGGTCAGGCGGTAACGTGCGACGATTTCTTGGCGGCGATGGCCGATGCAAATGGCAGAGACCTAACACAGTTCAAGAATTGGTATAGCCAGGCAGGTACGCCTCGCGTAAAAGTCCAAGAACAATACGATGCCGCAAAAAAACAATATCGCCTTACATTAAGTCAGAGTTGTGCGCCCACTCCTAGTCAAGTAGAGAAGAAGCCATTTCATATTCCGCTGAAAGTACGCCTAATTACTGCTAGCAATGATCAAGTGGAGCAACTGCTAGAGCTCACGGAGCCAACACAAACATGGACCTTTGATCTGATTGAAGATCGACCAGTTTTATCAATCAATCGAAACTTCTCCGCACCAGTCAATATTGATTTTGAGCAATCCGAGGAAGATTTGTTGACGCTACTTTCTAGTGATGACGATTCATTTAATCGATGGGAGGCGGGTCAAAAGCTAGCCATGCAAATGATTTTGAATAATCGCTTGCCAGATTCAGCACTCGTTGATGCCTATCGTGAAATCTTGTTAGATCCCGCTCTTGATCCAGCCTTCAAGGATCTCGTAATGACCTTGCCTGCGGAGTCTTATTTATATGAACAGTGTGAAAGCGTTGATCCGCAGAAGATATTTACCGCGCGCCGCGCCTTCCGTAAAGCACTTGCCAAGCAGTTGCAATTAGAGTGGGCGGCACTCTATCAGCAGAATCAAACTCCAGGACCCTTTAAGTCAGATGCCGTCAATTCTGGTAAGCGGGCTCTTAAGAATCTGGCCTTAAATATGTTGTTAGAAGCGGATCCAAACATTTGGGCGCCGATGGCACGCAATCAATATCAGATTGCCGACAACATGACCGATCGTTATGCTGCGCTCTCTGCTTTGGTTATGCATGGTTCAAAAGGTGCCA contains these protein-coding regions:
- a CDS encoding TMEM165/GDT1 family protein yields the protein MDLSAVTLSAGVVALAEMGDKTQLLSLMLAARYPKQALAIIAGILIATIANHACAALLGHWLMTLVSPDVMRWILGLSFLGIGLWLLVPDHIDDAADSKVVDRALQVFVLTVVLFFLAEMGDKTQIATIALGAKYEDVVAVTIGTTLGMMLANAPAVWLGQKFTKRMPIKWVHGVAALTFISIGAVTLLWN
- the pepN gene encoding aminopeptidase N, with amino-acid sequence MKTDLAQSFRRLEYRPPVYTFDQVELDIALDPARTIVKSKIEVLPGKSFEPGAPLVLLGQELEFVSLRINGDAHRHFELTPETLTIHSLPHDGKEKFTLEIISICVPEKNTSLMGLYVSNGNFFTQCEAEGFRKITYFLDRPDVMARYRVTLQAPEAQYPVLLSNGNLLKEEKLPNGWHSATWEDPFPKPSYLFALVAGKLECIEETITTSSGAKKLLQIWVEPHDLQKTRHAMDSLIASIHWDERRFGLELDLERFMIVAVGDFNMGAMENKGLNIFNTKFVLAQPETATDADFANIESVVAHEYFHNWTGNRVTCQDWFQLSLKEGLTVFRDQEFSADQMGSDSGKAVKRIEDVRLLRQLQFPEDAGPMAHPIRPDEYQEINNFYTVTVYEKGSEVVRMYQTLLGRDGFRKGMDLYFQRHDGQAVTCDDFLAAMADANGRDLTQFKNWYSQAGTPRVKVQEQYDAAKKQYRLTLSQSCAPTPSQVEKKPFHIPLKVRLITASNDQVEQLLELTEPTQTWTFDLIEDRPVLSINRNFSAPVNIDFEQSEEDLLTLLSSDDDSFNRWEAGQKLAMQMILNNRLPDSALVDAYREILLDPALDPAFKDLVMTLPAESYLYEQCESVDPQKIFTARRAFRKALAKQLQLEWAALYQQNQTPGPFKSDAVNSGKRALKNLALNMLLEADPNIWAPMARNQYQIADNMTDRYAALSALVMHGSKGATECLGDFFNRFTNDALVIDKWFALQSSRPPVEGLESTLSEVKRLREHPAFKLNNPNRARSVIHVFCANNPASFHQVDGSGYAFWAESVLALDPINPQVAARLARALDRWRLFAQPYQDKMKAALEKVAACQTLSPDVKEVVGKALGA
- the ald gene encoding alanine dehydrogenase, coding for MIIGVPQEVKNNEFRVGLTPGNVSGLCKQGHSVLIQRGAGEQIGLSDESYRIAGATLINSAAEVFKKAEMIVKVKEPQPQECAMLREDQILFTYLHLAPDPIQTKALIQSGASCIAYETVTAFNGALPLLAPMSEVAGRMSIQAAAAHLEKTHGGLGVLMAGVPGVSPAKVVILGAGVVGRNALQIAVGMGADVCIFDRDIDRLRQIDQFYGNRVRTFYSDNLLIEQEVGEADVVIGAVLLPGGAAPKLVSREMIKKMKSGAVVVDVAIDQGGCFETSKPTTHADPTFIVDGVLHYCVANMPGAVARTSTFALTNATYPYVEALANRGVIKALSIDHHLRNGLSVHKGILTSKPVAQAQGLGFALAEELLAA